The sequence AACCGCTTGCCGCGTTCGATGGTGGCCCGCACGTGATCGCCCGGCGCCGTACGCGGAGCGAATACCACCAGCCCGTCCACGCGCCCCACGCCGTCACCGCCGGCGGCGATGGCGTGGATGTCCAGTTCGACGGTCTCCGGCGTCACAGGCCGCCGTCCAGCCGCGCGGCACGCGTCCACGGCGAGTCCGCGTCCGTTGTCCCTCTGGCCGCGCCCCCGTTGGGCCGCCGCGCCTGGCGGTCCCGCTCGGCGAGCAGCGCCGCGGCGATCGCCGCCACCCGCACCCCTTCGGCCGGAGGCCCGGCCTGGGTGAGCGAAGCCAGCCGGCGTTCCAGCCACTGGATCTCGATCGCCCCGCGCCGGAACTCCTCGTCTTCCATGACGCGCAGGTGGAAGTCGCGCGACGTTTCGATGCCGTCCACCGCCAACTCCAGCAGTGCGCGGTGCATGCGCGCCACGGCGGCGTTCCGATCAGCGCCCCATACGATGAGCTTGGCAAGCATCGGATCGTAGTGCAGCCCGACCTCGCTCCCCACTTCCACCCCGCCGTCCCACCGTACGCCGGGTCCGGCCGGCACATGCAGATACGAGATCCGCCCGGTGGATGGGAGGAACCCGTTGGCGGGGTCTTCGCTCGTGATGCGGCACTCGATGGCCCAGCCACGCGGCGTGAGCCGCTCGAACGACTCGGGGATGGCCTCGCCGGCGGCCACGCGGAGCTGCCATTGCACGAGGTCGATGCCGGTGACGAACTCGGTGACCGGATGTTCCACCTGGAGGCGCGTGTTCATCTCCAGGAAGTAGTAGTTCCCGTCGGGGTCGAGTAGGAACTCGCACGTACCGGCGTTGCGATAGCCGGCCGCCTGGGCCATGCGCACGGCGGTGTCACCCATGGCGCGGCGAAGTTCGGGGCTCACGGCCACGCTCGGCGCTTCCTCGATCATCTTCTGATGGCGCCGCTGCACCGAGCACTCGCGTTCGCCCAGCGACACGCAGCGGCCGTGGTGATCGGCCAGCACCTGAATCTCCACGTGCCGCGGACCCGCGATGTACTTCTCCACGTACACGCTGTCATCGCCGAAGGCGTTCTTCGCCTCGCGCCGCGCGGCATCGAGCGCCCCCCCCATGTCGGCAGGCGTTTGCACCACGCGCATGCCCTTGCCCCCGCCTCCCGCTGCGGCCTTGAGCAGCACCGGATATCCGAACTGCTCGGCGGCCGTGCGGGCGGCGTCGGCATCGGCTACCGAATCGGTGGTGCCCGGCACGATGGGCACGTCGGCCCGCTGCGCGAGCTGACGCGCCGCAGTCTTGCTGCCCATCGCGGCGATCGCTTCCGCTGGCGGGCCGATGAACACCAGACCGGCATCGCGCACGGCACGCGCGAACCACTCACGTTCGGACAGAAAGCCGTATCCGGGATGGATGGCCTCGGCCCCCACACGAGCAGCCACATCTATTATATGATCGCCGCGCAGGTAACTCTCGCCAGCCGCGGCTCCGCCGATATGGACGGCTTCGTCGGCTTCACGTACGTGCGGGGCGCGCGCGTCGGCGTCGCTGTATACGGCCACCGAACCGATGCCCATCTCGCGGCAGGCGCGGATGATGCGCACGGCGATCTCGCCGCGGTTGGCCACGAGGACTTTGGCGAACGGACGCGCCCCGGGAACGGCCGCGGCGTGAGGTGCGGAAGCGGCCGCCGCAGCGGCCGTGCGGCGACGCGCGGTCACAGCGGGATGTTTCCGTGCTTCTTGGGCGGATTGCGGTCGCGTTTGGTCTGAAGCGTCTCCAGAGCGTCGATCAGCCGCGGTCGCGTATCGCGCGGGTCGATGATGTCATCCACGTAGCCGCGCGACGCCGCCACGTACGGGTTGGCGAACTTGGCCGAGTATTCGGCCACCTTGGCGTCCATGGCGGCCGCCGGATCGGGCGCGTCCGCGATTTCCTTCTTGAATAGAATCTCCACCGCACCCTTGGGCCCCATGACCGCGATTTCGGCAGTGGGCCAGGCCACGTTGAAGTCGCCGCGGATGTGCTTGGAACTCATCACGTCGTACGCGCCACCGTAGGCCTTGCGCGTGATCACGGTGAGTTTCGGTACCGTGGCTTCGCAGTATGCGTAGAGCAGCTTGGCGCCGTGCTTGATGATGCCGCCGTGCTCCTGCGTCAGCCCGGGCAGGAATCCCGGCACGTCCTCGAAGGTCACGACGGGGATGTTGAACGCATCGCAGAATCGAATGAACCGGGCGGCCTTGATCGACGCATTGATATCGAGCACGCCGGCGAGCACGGCCGGCTGATTGGCCACGATGCCGACGCTGAACCCACCCAGGTGGGCGAACCCGCAGATGATATTGGTGGCGAAGTCGGGCTGCACCTCGTAGAACTCGCCGTCATCCACCACCCGGCGCAGCACGTCGTGCATGTCGTACGGCTTGTTCGCGCTGTCGGGCACGATGTCGAGCAGTGCCTCGTCGCGGCGGTCGCGCGGATCCGTGGCGGGCCCGCGCGGCGGCGTCTCCAGATTATTCGACGGCACGAACCGGAACAGGTCGCGGATGGCCTGGAGACAGGCGGGTTCGGAGTCGAATGCGAAGTGCGCCACGCCTGACGTGCTGGCGTGGGTGTCGGCGCCCCCCAGCTGTTCCATGGTCACGTCCTCATGTGTGACCGTCTTCACCACGTTGGGCCCGGTGACGAACATGTACGACGTGCCGCGGACCATGTAGGTGAAGTCGGTGATGGCGGGCGAATACACGGCCCCGCCAGCGCATGGACCGAGGATGGCCGAGATCTGCGGCACGACCCCCGATGCGAGCGTATTGCGCAGGAAGATGTCGGCGTACCCGCCCAATGAGACCACCCCTTCCTGGATGCGTGCGCCGCCGGAGTCGTTCAGGCCGATCATGGGAGCGCCGTTGCGCACGGCGAGGTCCATCACTTTGCAGATCTTCTCGGCGTGTGTTTCGGACAGCGAGCCGCCGAGCACGGTGAAGTCCTGCGAGAAGGCGTAGACCAGACGGCCCTCGATGCGGCCGTAGCCCGTGACCACGCCGTCGCCATAGACGATCTGTTCATCGAGCCCGAAGTCGGTGGAACGGTGTGTGACGAACCGATCGAACTCGACGAACGAGCCCTCGTCGAGGAGCAGTTCGAGCCGTTCGCGTGCGGAGAGCTTGCCCTTGTCGTGCTGCAGCTTCAGGCGCTTGGCGCCCCCGCCCTGTTCCGACTCGGCGCGGCGCTTCTCCAGGAGGTCGAGCTTGTCACGCATGGTCATGGAGCCAAAAGGTAGCTCGCGGATGCGGCAGCTTCCAGACGCTGGTGCGCCCGCGGCTGGGCAACGGTGCACCCGCATTCAGCCCGTTTAGAGAACGGGGCGCCGTGCCGTGCGGACCAGAGGCTCCGGATCTGGCGCATGCTCCGGATCGAAACCGCGGGGAAGGACGCCTTACCATGAAGAAGAGAAGGGGAACCACTCCGCCATCGAGATCGCGAACGAGCCGCGATGGCGGTGTAGTCCCCCCTGGTTCTTTCGCTTCTTGCGGCGTCCTATGGTCGCATCCGGAGCATCCGCACATCAAGCGCGGGGAGTTGCCCTGGAGTACCCCGCCGCGCGTCGCGCGCCGACCTCGATTCCGAGGCTCAGCCCTCGATCTTGGGCTCGGCTTCCACCGTCTCCTCTTCCTCGATCACGGCGCTCAGGTCCACCGGCACCGGCACCACTTCCTCGTCCTCGGTGTGCACCTTGGACGGCGTTTCGGGACGCGGCGGCTGTTCCTCGGGAATGTTCGTCACGCCGAGTACGATGCGGCGGTGAATGGGATCCACTTCCAGCACACGCATATCGAGATTCATCGTCTCGTAGACGAGGTCGGCGGGGCTGTTCACCTCCTTCTCGGTCGGCGACAGCTGCGAGATCGGCACGAAGCCTTCGATATCGTTGCCGATATCGACCACCACGCCCTTGTCCATCAGACGCACGACCTTGCCCTGGAGCTCCGTGCCCACCGGGTAGGTCTCGCCGATCTTGAGCCACGGATCCTCTTCGGCCTGCTTGAGACCGAGCGAGATCCGCTTGTTCTCGCTGTCGATGTTGAGGATGACCACGTCCACCGCGTCGCCCTTCTTCACCACTTCCGACGGATGCTGCACGCGCTTGGTCCAGCTCATGTCGGAGATGTGGATGAGGCCGTCGATGCCCGGCTCGATCTCCACGAATGCGCCGAAGCTCGTGAGGTTGCGCACTTTGCCGTTGATGCGCGTTCCCACCGGGTAGCGCAACGGCAGCACCATCCACGGGTCCTGCTCGGTCTGCTTCATGCCGAGCGAGATCTTTTCCTCACCCGGATCGACCTTGAGCACCACCGCCTCGATGGTCTCGCCGATCGACACCAGTTTGGACGGGTGGCGGACGTTGCGCGTCCAGCTCATCTCGCTGATGTGGACGAGGCCTTCGATGCCCGGTTCCAGTTCGATGAAGGCGCCGTAGTTCGTGATCGAGACAACCTTGCCCGTCACGCGGGTTCCCACCGGATACTTCTCGGCGACGTCCTTCCACGGGTAGCTCTGGAGCTGCTTGAGGCCGAGCGAGATGCGCTCGCGGGTCCAGTCGATGTCGAGGACCTTGACCTCGAGTTCCTGGCCGATCTGCACCATTTCCGAGGGGTGCGAGATGCGGCCCCACGACATGTCGGTGATGTGGAGCAGGCCGTCCACGCCGCCGAGGTCGATGAACGCCCCGAAGTCAGTGATGTTCTTGACCACGCCCTTTCGCACCTGGTCCTTCTGGAGCTCCTTCATGAGCTTCTCGCGCTTGCCGGCGCGCTCGGTCTCCAGGATCACGCGGCGCGACACCACGATGTTGCGGCGGCGCTTGTTGAGCTTGATGATCTTGAACTCGAACTTCTGGCCGAGCAGCTCGTCGATGTTGGGCACGCGACGGAGCGCGATCTGCGATCCCGGCAGGAACGCGTCGACGCCCATCAGGTCGACCACCACGCCGCCCTTGATCTTCTTGATCAGGGTGCCTTCAGCCGGCTGGTCGGTCTCGTAGGCCACGCGGATGCGTTCCCACACGCGCATGAAGTCGGCCTTCTTCTTGGACAGGACGACCGAGCCTTCCTGGTCTTCGAGGTGCTCCAGCAGGACCTCGACTTCGTCGCCCGGCTTGAGGTCGGGGAAGTCCTTGAACTCCTCGAGCGGCACGCTGCCTTCGGACTTGAACCCGATGTCGAGCACGACGAGGTTGTCGCGGATCTCGAGCACCTTGCTCTTGACGATCTCCCCTTCCTCGATCGAGGCCAGGGTCCCGTTGTACAAGTCCAGCATCCGCTCGTAGTCGGCGGAGGTGTACTCGTCTTCGTCGTACAGTTCAGGACGGCGGTTGGCAAGCGGACGCAGCTGCGCCTTTTGCGCATCGCGCTTCTCACGCAGCGTGGTCACACTGCCGGTTGTGGTGGTATCGAGCTCGGTCATAAGAATTGAAAAATCTCCAAATTCGCGGATGGGTCGCTCGCCGCGGCGAGGTTGAGGGTGACGACAACGAGTGCCAGATCGCCATCTTCTACTGATAGCGGTCCGAGCCGAATCATATAAGCTAGTTTGGACAGAACGTGACGTCAACCGTCGGAAGTGACGTCCTCGCGGTGAGTTACGGCCCTGGCCAGCGCCACGATCCGCTCCACCTGCTCTTCCTGCGTGATGTAGGTCGTATCCACCACCACGGCATCGCGCGCCGGTACGGTCTGCGTCGCGTCCTTCGCGTCGCGCTGCACCAGCCGGTCGGTCTCCTCGGCCACCTCGGTGTCGGTGGGCGAACGCCCCAGCCGCTGCACCAGCCGCCGGCGGGCCCGCTCCCACGGGTCGGCCACCAGAAACACCTTGAGTAGCGCCTCGGGGAACACCGCGGTCCCCATGTCCCGACCGTCCACCACCACGTCGTGGTCCCGGGCCGCATTCCGCACCTGCCCGTTCACCCAAGCCCGAACGCCCGGCATCTGAGCCACCAACGACACCGCGCGCGTCACCTCAGGCGAGCGGATCTCGTCGCCGACCGCTCGACCGTCGATGAGCGGCAGGAACGAACCGCCACCGGCCGGCTCGAGGGTGACCCTCGGGGCGTGGGTCAGCACGTCGGTCTCGCTCCAGGCCTCGGGGGCCGGGTCGGCCGCCAGCGCGGCAACCGTGACCGCGCGGTAGAGCGATCCGGAATCCACGTGCCGGAAGCCGAGTCGGTCGGCCACCCACCGGGCGGTGGACGACTTGCCAGCGGCCGCCGGACCATCAATGGCGATCACCAATCGAGGCGTCCCGACGCTCATCCGGATACCACCCCAGCCAGCAGGCCCCAGAACCCGGGGAACGACACGTCCACGCACGAGCGGTCGTCGATCTCCACTTCGGCCCCGTCGGACGCACCGAGCACGCCGAACGCCATCGCGATACGGTGGTCGCCGCGCGTGGTCACCGCCCCGCGGAGCGGCGCACGTGTGCCGTTGATGACCATGCCGTCGGGAAGCTCCTCGGCGTCCACGCCAAGGGCTCGCAGGTTCTGCACGACGGTCGCGATGCGGTCGCTCTCCTTCACTCGCAGCTCCCCGGCTCCGGTGATGCGCGTGGTGCCCTCGGCGCGCGCGGCCAGACACGCGGCCAGTGGCAGCTCGTCGATCATACTCGGGACCTCGTCGCTGCCGATGTCGGTTCCGACGAGCGCGCCCGCGGTCACGCGGAGTGTGGCCACGGGCTCCCCCCCACGCACGGTCTCCTCGACAAACTCGACGCGCGCCCCCATGCGGCGCAACAGTTGGAGGAACCCGGTGCGGGTGGGATTCACGCAGACGTCGCGCAGGAGCAGCTCGCCGCTGTCCGCCATCGCCGCGAGGGCGGCGAAGAAAGCGGCCGACGACGGATCTGCCGGCACGTCGACGTCGGCGGCGGGAAGCGAGGTCACGGGTTCCAATGACACCCCGTGGTCGCCCGTACGGACCGGGACGCCGCGCGCGGCGAGCATCCGTTCGGTATGGTCGCGAGAGGCGAGCGGTTCACGCACCGACACGGGCACCCCGGCCACGAGACCGGCGAGCAGGACGGCGCTCTTCACCTGCGCGCTGGCCACCTCGGTGTACCAGTCCACGCCGTGCAGCATCGCACCATACACGACCATGGGCAGGCCGTCGCCGCGCTCGCAGTGCACGCGGGCACCCATCGCCTCCAGTGGGCGGATGATGCGCCGCATCGGGCGGCGGCTGAGGCTCTCGTCTCCCACGAAACGGGAGGTGAATGGACGGGCCGCGGCCACGCCGGCCATGAGGCGTGTCGTGGTGCCGCTGTTGCCGCAGTCGAGATCGCCCGGCGGAGAGCGCAGGCCGGCCGGGCCCACGCCGGCGATGGCAATGCTCGGCCCGAGCGCGGGCACGTCCACTCCCAGGGCGCGGAGTACCGTCGCCGTGGAGCGCACGTCGTGCGAATCGAGGATGCCCCGCACGAGCGACGTGCCGGCTCCGAGGGCGGACAGGATGAGCGCGCGGTGCGAGATCGACTTGTCGCCCGGGACGCGGACACTCCCGCGAACGTTCATGGCTGGCGGTGGCCGATCACCGGAGCCACGCTTCGAGCGCCGTGGCGAGATCGGTCTTCTCGTCGCGGTACTTCACGATCATCGGCGCCTGGAGCGCGAGCCCGTGGTCGGCCCCCCACCCTGCCGTGACCGCGCGGGCTCCGGGCACGACGACGGCGCCGGCGGGAATCTCGAGGGGGTCGTCGCCGAGGGCGCGGTACACCGTCTCGCGCACGAGGTCGAACACCGGCGTGCCGCGCGTGAGCACCACGCCCGCCGCGAGCACTGCCCGCTCGCGCACGACGGTGCCTTCGTACACGCCGCAGTTGCCCCCCACCAGCACGTCGTCTTCGATCACCACGGGGCTGGCGTTCACGGGTTCGAGCACGCCCCCGATCTGGGCGGCCGCGCTCAGGTGCACGCGTTCGCCGATCTGCGCGCACGATCCCACGAGCGCGTGCGAATCGATCATCGTGCCGCTGCCCACCCACGCACCGACGTTCACGAACATCGGTGGCATGCACACCACGCCCGGCGCGACGTACGTGCCGCGGCGGATGCTCGAGCCTCCCGGGACCACCCGTACGCCATCGGCGGGGGCGAAGGTTCGCGCGGGAAACGTATCCTTGTCCACGAAGCTGAAGCGGACGCCGGCCCCCTCGGGAACGGACATGTCGGCGATCTTGCCGGCCCGGAAGCCGAGCAGGATGCCGCGCTTGACCCAGGGCACGGCGCGCCACCGCCCGCCAGCGTCGCGGTCCGCCGCGCGCACGGCGCCGAGTTCGAGCGCGTCGAGCAACTCGCGCACCACGTCGCGGGCGTGCGCGGGGAGTTCCATGCCCGCGGGCGTGGCGGCCAACTCGTCGATCCGTTCGGCGAGCGTGGGCATCAGGGCAGCGCGCCGGCGTGTTCGAGGGCCGCGCGGACGGCGGCGGCGTGCTTGGCATCGAGCGGCACGAGCGGCAATCGGAGCACGTTCTGGATGCGCCCCATCATGGCCAGCGCGGCCTTGGCGGCGAGCGGGTTGGATTCGATGAACGCGGCGCGCATCCAGGGCAGCAATGTGAAGTGGACGTCGCGCGCCGCGGCGAAGTCGCCGGCTGCGGCGCGCTCGCACAGCTGCGCCATGAGCCGCGGGGTGGCGTTGGATACGACGGAGATGATGCCGTCGCCGCCGGCGGCCATGATGGCCAGCGTCATCTCGTCGTCGCCCGAGAGCACGCTGAACGACTCCGGCCGCGCGGCCAGGATGTCGGTGATCTGGCCGAGATTGCCCGACGCTTCCTTGACGGCCGTCATGCTCGGGTGTTGGGCGAGGGCCAGCGTGGTCTTTGCCTCGACGTTGCTGCCGGTGCGGCCCGGGACGTTGTAGATGACGATGGGGAGCGAGGTCTCGCGGGCGATGGCCTCGAAGTGCGCGATGATGCCCCGCTGCGGCGGCTTATTGTACATCGGCGAGGCGTGCAGCAGATGCGTCGCGCCGGCGGCCTCCATCTCTCTCGACAGGGCAATCGCCTTCTTCGTGTCGTTGGACGCCGCACCGGCCACCACGGGGACGCGGCCGTTCACCTGCTCGACGACGATCTCGACCACGCGGCGGTGCTCGTCCACCGTCATCGTCGCCGCCTCGCCGGTGGATCCGCAGGGGACGAGAAAATGGATTCCCTCGACGATCTGCCATTCCACGAGGCGGCGGAGCGCCTCCTGGTCCACCGCGCCGGCGGCGGTGAACGGGGTGACGAGTGCGGTGCCGCACCCGGTGAGTCTGGCGGCGGTCATGTGGACGAGCCTCCGGTATCGGTGAGGACATCGCGCAGCGCGTAGATGCCGCGACGCCCGACGAGCCACTTGGCCGCGAGCAGGGCGCCCTCGGCGAACACGCGCCGGTCGCGCGCCGTGTGGACCAGGCGGATCTGCTCGAACTGGGCGTCGAATATGAGTTCGTGGATACCCGGCACCGAGCCGGTGCGCACGCTGGTGATCGGCACGTCGTGCCCGAGCTTGGCAGCCGCCACCTGCGCAAGAGCGATCGCGGTGCCCGACGGCGCGTCCTGCTTCTGCGCGTGGTGGGTCTCGATGAGGTGCACGTCGAAGCCCGGGGCGAGGCGCATGGCCCCGGCCGCCGCTTCGACGGTGAGCATGAACGCCGCCACGCCGAGCGAGAAGTTGGGGGCCGCGAGGAGCGCGCCGCCGACCTCGCGGACGAACCGCTCCACGGCGGGTCGTTCCGCGTTCCACCCCGTAGTGCCGACCACAATGGGACAGCGCGCGGCAGCGGCCACGCGGATGTTCTCGGGCGCCGCCTGCGCGGTGGTGAACTCCACCGCCACCTCCGCGCCGTTGAGCGTTTCGGCGGTGACCTCGCGGGCGTCGCCCCCCGACTTGTCGATGCGGGCCACGACCTCGAACCCATGCGCCGGCGCGAGCTGTTCCACCGCCCGGCCCATCTTGCCCATGCCGATGATCGCCAGGCGCGTCATGACCCGTTCCCCCCTCCGAAGAATTCGGCGTGAAGCCGCCGCATCACCGGGTTCACCTGATCGTCCTCCACCACGATCGTCAGGTTGATGCCGGTGGCGCTCAACGACAACATGTACACCCGCACGTCTCCCAGCGCCTGCAACGCGCGCGACATCGACAGGCCGCCGTCGCTCAGCCCGGCGCCGACCACGGCGACGATGCCGCGATTCCGCTCGATGGCCACGTCGCCCAACGCGCGCAGATCGACGATCAACGCGTCGAGATGGGACGCGTCGTCCACGGTGAGCGATACCGACACCTCCGACGTGGCCACGACGTCGACCGACGTCTTGTGACGCTCGAACACCTCGAACAGGGTGCGCAGAAACCCCTCGGTGAGCAACATGCGGGGCGACCGCACCTTCACCAGGCTCACCCCGCTCTTGCCCGCGATGGCCGTGACCGGCCGGCGCGGCGCGTCGAACGTGATCATCGTGCCGGGTGACTTCGGATGGCGCGCGTTGAGCACGTACACGGGAATGCCCAAGCGCACGGCGGGTGCAATCGTACTCGGGTGCAGCACCTTCGCGCCGAACGAGGCCAACTCCGAGGCCTCGTCGAACCCCACCCGCTCGATGAGTTTCGTCCCCTGTACGACGCGCGGGTCGCCGGTGAGCATGCCGTCCACGTCGGTCCAGATCTCGATGGCCTCGGCCTGCAGCGCGGCGCCGAACAGGGACGCACTGTAGTCCCCGCCCCCACGCCCCAGCGTGGTCGTGACGCCGGTGCTCCTGCACGACCCGATGAATCCGCCGAGCACCGGGATCTCCCCATTGCGCACCACCGGCGCGACCACGCGTTGCGCGGCTTCCGCGATCGCGTCGGGGTCCGGCTCGGCCTTGGTGAACGTGTCGTCGGTGATCATCACGCGCCGAGCTTCGACGTGCGCGGCCGGCAGCCCGGCGCGACAGAACGCGGCGGTGCAGAGTAGCGACGAGAGTTGCTCGCCGACGGCCGCGATGGCGTCCTGGCTGCGCGGCGTCAGATCGCCGAGCACCGAGAGCGCCCCGGCCAGACTGGCCAGTTCGTCGAACATGGCGCTCATCTCGCCCATCACGTCGTTGGCCTCGCGACCGGTGCCGAGCAGCGCTTCGGCTTCGTCGAGATGCCGCTTGCGCAGCGCCTCGACGCTGCGCAGGGCGATGATGAGCTGTCCGCGCGCCGACTGGTCGGCGATCTCGAGCAGCAGGTTGGTGGCCCCCGCCAGCGCCGACACGACGACGATCGGCGCGCGCCCGCGCCGCGTTTGTACGATCGCGGCGGCGCGCCGGATCGCCGCGGCATCGGCCACGGACGTGCCCCCGAACTTGAGGACGATCACGGCCGCCCGAGCAGCCCGCGCGCAGCCATGAGTTCGGCGTTCAGCACCGACGCGCCGGCCGCTCCGCGGATGATATTGTGGG comes from Gemmatimonadaceae bacterium and encodes:
- a CDS encoding dihydrodipicolinate reductase C-terminal domain-containing protein, encoding MTRLAIIGMGKMGRAVEQLAPAHGFEVVARIDKSGGDAREVTAETLNGAEVAVEFTTAQAAPENIRVAAAARCPIVVGTTGWNAERPAVERFVREVGGALLAAPNFSLGVAAFMLTVEAAAGAMRLAPGFDVHLIETHHAQKQDAPSGTAIALAQVAAAKLGHDVPITSVRTGSVPGIHELIFDAQFEQIRLVHTARDRRVFAEGALLAAKWLVGRRGIYALRDVLTDTGGSST
- a CDS encoding acetyl-CoA carboxylase biotin carboxylase subunit codes for the protein MTARRRTAAAAAASAPHAAAVPGARPFAKVLVANRGEIAVRIIRACREMGIGSVAVYSDADARAPHVREADEAVHIGGAAAGESYLRGDHIIDVAARVGAEAIHPGYGFLSEREWFARAVRDAGLVFIGPPAEAIAAMGSKTAARQLAQRADVPIVPGTTDSVADADAARTAAEQFGYPVLLKAAAGGGGKGMRVVQTPADMGGALDAARREAKNAFGDDSVYVEKYIAGPRHVEIQVLADHHGRCVSLGERECSVQRRHQKMIEEAPSVAVSPELRRAMGDTAVRMAQAAGYRNAGTCEFLLDPDGNYYFLEMNTRLQVEHPVTEFVTGIDLVQWQLRVAAGEAIPESFERLTPRGWAIECRITSEDPANGFLPSTGRISYLHVPAGPGVRWDGGVEVGSEVGLHYDPMLAKLIVWGADRNAAVARMHRALLELAVDGIETSRDFHLRVMEDEEFRRGAIEIQWLERRLASLTQAGPPAEGVRVAAIAAALLAERDRQARRPNGGAARGTTDADSPWTRAARLDGGL
- the aroA gene encoding 3-phosphoshikimate 1-carboxyvinyltransferase, yielding MNVRGSVRVPGDKSISHRALILSALGAGTSLVRGILDSHDVRSTATVLRALGVDVPALGPSIAIAGVGPAGLRSPPGDLDCGNSGTTTRLMAGVAAARPFTSRFVGDESLSRRPMRRIIRPLEAMGARVHCERGDGLPMVVYGAMLHGVDWYTEVASAQVKSAVLLAGLVAGVPVSVREPLASRDHTERMLAARGVPVRTGDHGVSLEPVTSLPAADVDVPADPSSAAFFAALAAMADSGELLLRDVCVNPTRTGFLQLLRRMGARVEFVEETVRGGEPVATLRVTAGALVGTDIGSDEVPSMIDELPLAACLAARAEGTTRITGAGELRVKESDRIATVVQNLRALGVDAEELPDGMVINGTRAPLRGAVTTRGDHRIAMAFGVLGASDGAEVEIDDRSCVDVSFPGFWGLLAGVVSG
- a CDS encoding acyl-CoA carboxylase subunit beta encodes the protein MTMRDKLDLLEKRRAESEQGGGAKRLKLQHDKGKLSARERLELLLDEGSFVEFDRFVTHRSTDFGLDEQIVYGDGVVTGYGRIEGRLVYAFSQDFTVLGGSLSETHAEKICKVMDLAVRNGAPMIGLNDSGGARIQEGVVSLGGYADIFLRNTLASGVVPQISAILGPCAGGAVYSPAITDFTYMVRGTSYMFVTGPNVVKTVTHEDVTMEQLGGADTHASTSGVAHFAFDSEPACLQAIRDLFRFVPSNNLETPPRGPATDPRDRRDEALLDIVPDSANKPYDMHDVLRRVVDDGEFYEVQPDFATNIICGFAHLGGFSVGIVANQPAVLAGVLDINASIKAARFIRFCDAFNIPVVTFEDVPGFLPGLTQEHGGIIKHGAKLLYAYCEATVPKLTVITRKAYGGAYDVMSSKHIRGDFNVAWPTAEIAVMGPKGAVEILFKKEIADAPDPAAAMDAKVAEYSAKFANPYVAASRGYVDDIIDPRDTRPRLIDALETLQTKRDRNPPKKHGNIPL
- the cmk gene encoding (d)CMP kinase, producing the protein MIAIDGPAAAGKSSTARWVADRLGFRHVDSGSLYRAVTVAALAADPAPEAWSETDVLTHAPRVTLEPAGGGSFLPLIDGRAVGDEIRSPEVTRAVSLVAQMPGVRAWVNGQVRNAARDHDVVVDGRDMGTAVFPEALLKVFLVADPWERARRRLVQRLGRSPTDTEVAEETDRLVQRDAKDATQTVPARDAVVVDTTYITQEEQVERIVALARAVTHREDVTSDG
- the dapA gene encoding 4-hydroxy-tetrahydrodipicolinate synthase, whose translation is MTAARLTGCGTALVTPFTAAGAVDQEALRRLVEWQIVEGIHFLVPCGSTGEAATMTVDEHRRVVEIVVEQVNGRVPVVAGAASNDTKKAIALSREMEAAGATHLLHASPMYNKPPQRGIIAHFEAIARETSLPIVIYNVPGRTGSNVEAKTTLALAQHPSMTAVKEASGNLGQITDILAARPESFSVLSGDDEMTLAIMAAGGDGIISVVSNATPRLMAQLCERAAAGDFAAARDVHFTLLPWMRAAFIESNPLAAKAALAMMGRIQNVLRLPLVPLDAKHAAAVRAALEHAGALP
- a CDS encoding 30S ribosomal protein S1: MTELDTTTTGSVTTLREKRDAQKAQLRPLANRRPELYDEDEYTSADYERMLDLYNGTLASIEEGEIVKSKVLEIRDNLVVLDIGFKSEGSVPLEEFKDFPDLKPGDEVEVLLEHLEDQEGSVVLSKKKADFMRVWERIRVAYETDQPAEGTLIKKIKGGVVVDLMGVDAFLPGSQIALRRVPNIDELLGQKFEFKIIKLNKRRRNIVVSRRVILETERAGKREKLMKELQKDQVRKGVVKNITDFGAFIDLGGVDGLLHITDMSWGRISHPSEMVQIGQELEVKVLDIDWTRERISLGLKQLQSYPWKDVAEKYPVGTRVTGKVVSITNYGAFIELEPGIEGLVHISEMSWTRNVRHPSKLVSIGETIEAVVLKVDPGEEKISLGMKQTEQDPWMVLPLRYPVGTRINGKVRNLTSFGAFVEIEPGIDGLIHISDMSWTKRVQHPSEVVKKGDAVDVVILNIDSENKRISLGLKQAEEDPWLKIGETYPVGTELQGKVVRLMDKGVVVDIGNDIEGFVPISQLSPTEKEVNSPADLVYETMNLDMRVLEVDPIHRRIVLGVTNIPEEQPPRPETPSKVHTEDEEVVPVPVDLSAVIEEEETVEAEPKIEG
- the lysC gene encoding lysine-sensitive aspartokinase 3, translated to MIVLKFGGTSVADAAAIRRAAAIVQTRRGRAPIVVVSALAGATNLLLEIADQSARGQLIIALRSVEALRKRHLDEAEALLGTGREANDVMGEMSAMFDELASLAGALSVLGDLTPRSQDAIAAVGEQLSSLLCTAAFCRAGLPAAHVEARRVMITDDTFTKAEPDPDAIAEAAQRVVAPVVRNGEIPVLGGFIGSCRSTGVTTTLGRGGGDYSASLFGAALQAEAIEIWTDVDGMLTGDPRVVQGTKLIERVGFDEASELASFGAKVLHPSTIAPAVRLGIPVYVLNARHPKSPGTMITFDAPRRPVTAIAGKSGVSLVKVRSPRMLLTEGFLRTLFEVFERHKTSVDVVATSEVSVSLTVDDASHLDALIVDLRALGDVAIERNRGIVAVVGAGLSDGGLSMSRALQALGDVRVYMLSLSATGINLTIVVEDDQVNPVMRRLHAEFFGGGNGS
- a CDS encoding 2,3,4,5-tetrahydropyridine-2,6-dicarboxylate N-succinyltransferase, with amino-acid sequence MPTLAERIDELAATPAGMELPAHARDVVRELLDALELGAVRAADRDAGGRWRAVPWVKRGILLGFRAGKIADMSVPEGAGVRFSFVDKDTFPARTFAPADGVRVVPGGSSIRRGTYVAPGVVCMPPMFVNVGAWVGSGTMIDSHALVGSCAQIGERVHLSAAAQIGGVLEPVNASPVVIEDDVLVGGNCGVYEGTVVRERAVLAAGVVLTRGTPVFDLVRETVYRALGDDPLEIPAGAVVVPGARAVTAGWGADHGLALQAPMIVKYRDEKTDLATALEAWLR